Proteins found in one Quercus robur chromosome 2, dhQueRobu3.1, whole genome shotgun sequence genomic segment:
- the LOC126699633 gene encoding uncharacterized protein LOC126699633, whose amino-acid sequence MSPSSPCPKMQNLTPGEKAKDEKDADYAPSHPNPLTLSPNSKHFELKEHIDIVNDYDDGCGTSGKENSIKRKFDSAIDVNLTHPVEIDDEIAEVDVTDDETDKGSNAAEALRSLVNAEARKEQTSSASSSSESESSESGSGSESESESSSGSRDSESSAGDSLNSI is encoded by the exons ATGTCTCCCTCATCACCCTGCCCAAAGATGCAAAACCTAACACCAG GTGAAAAAGCTAAAGATGAGAAGGATGCAGATTATGCGCCTTCACATCCAAATCCCTTGACTTTATCACCAAACTCTAAGCATTTTGAATTGAAGGAACATATTGATATAGTCAATGACTACGATGATGGTTGTGGAACGTCtgggaaagaaaattccatcAAAAGGAAATTCGACTCGGCTATTGATGTTAATTTAACACATCCAGTTGAAATTGATGATGAGATTGCTGAAGTAGATGTCACTGATGATGAAACGGACAAAGGCTCCAATGCTGCAGAAGCTCTTAGATCTTTGGTGAATGCTGAGGCAAGAAAGGAGCAGACTTCAAGTGCAAGCAGTAGCAGTGAGAGTGAAAGTAGCGAGAGTGGAAGTGGAAGTGAGAGCGAGAGTGAGAGTAGTAGTGGCAGCAGAGATAGTGAAAGCAGTGCTGGTGACTCACTAAACTCTATATAA